From Lolium perenne isolate Kyuss_39 chromosome 5, Kyuss_2.0, whole genome shotgun sequence, a single genomic window includes:
- the LOC127304191 gene encoding putative F-box protein At2g33190: MAGTSPELPQDILMVIFATLEIPDLVRAGSVCSSWHSAYRRLRKHYKRAQTPCLIYTSKSAGENVACLYSLAENRVYKLTLPEPPISTRYLIGSSLGLLVTVDNRSEMHLVNPITREQIDLPSVSTIEQLSFARTGDDSWTWLPPYMHYHDCIYKDGLLCAATRLGEIHGFNLSSTVVTMKIIMEGPQPDRGPSVKNPLAHCGCDARHPSLLLSYLRLGAPARGRAEPVKLLGYEVVPHADVVQPLQEEL; the protein is encoded by the exons ATGGCGGGCACATCGCCGGAGCTGCCTCAGGACATCCTCATGGTTATCTTCGCCACCCTTGAGATCCCTGACCTCGTACGTGCCGGCTCTGTCTGCTCCTCCTGGCACTCGGCATATAGGAGGCTGCGCAAGCACTACAAGCGCGCGCAGACGCCATGCCTCATCTACACTTCCAAATCAGCTGGTGAGAACGTTGCTTGCCTCTACAGCCTCGCGGAGAACCGGGTCTACAAGTTGACTCTTCCAGAGCCACCTATCAGCACTAGGTATTTGATTGGGTCCTCGCTAGGTCTGCTGGTTACAGTTGACAACAGGTCCGAGATGCACCTTGTTAATCCAATCACTCGTGAACAGATTGATCTGCCCTCGGTGAGCACCATCGAGCAG CTCTCATTTGCAAGGACAGGGGATGATAGTTGGACATGGCTGCCACCATACATGCACTATCATGATTGCATTTACAAGGATGGCCTGCTGTGCGCAGCGACTAGATTGGGAGAAATTCATGGTTTCAATCTTAGTAGCACTGTGGTCACGATGAAGATTATTATGGAGGGGCCCCAGCCTGACAGGGGTCCGAGTGT GAAAAATCCCCTCGCGCACTGCGGTTGCGACGCTCGGCATCCAAGCCTCCTGTTGTCCTACCTCCGCCTCGGTGCTCCTGCTCGTGGTCGGGCGGAGCCCGTCAAGCTGCTTGGCTACGAGGTCGTGCCCCACGCTGACGTCGTGCAGCCGCTCCAGGAGGAgctatga
- the LOC127304190 gene encoding F-box protein At5g25290-like gives MAGTSPELPQDILMVIFATLEIPDLVRAGSVCSSWHSAYRRLRKHYKRAQTPCLIYTSKSGGENVACLYSLAENRVYKLTLPEPPISTRYLIGSSLGLLVTVDNRSEMHLVNPITREQIDLPSVSTIEQLSFARTGDDSWTWLPPYMHYHDCIYKDGLLCAATRLGEIHGFNLSSTMVTMKIIMEGPQPDRGPSVKNPLAHCGCDARHPSLLLSYLRLGAPARGRAEPVKLLGYEVVPHADVVQPLQEEL, from the exons ATGGCGGGCACATCGCCGGAGCTGCCTCAGGACATCCTCATGGTTATCTTCGCCACCCTTGAGATCCCTGACCTCGTACGTGCCGGCTCTGTCTGCTCCTCCTGGCACTCGGCATATAGGAGGCTGCGCAAGCACTACAAGCGCGCGCAGACGCCATGCCTCATCTACACTTCCAAATCAGGTGGTGAGAACGTTGCTTGCCTCTACAGCCTCGCGGAGAACCGGGTCTACAAGTTGACTCTTCCAGAGCCACCTATCAGCACTAGGTATTTGATTGGGTCCTCGCTAGGTCTGCTGGTTACAGTTGACAACAGGTCCGAGATGCACCTTGTTAATCCAATCACTCGTGAACAGATTGATCTGCCCTCGGTGAGCACCATCGAGCAG CTCTCATTTGCAAGGACAGGGGATGATAGTTGGACATGGCTGCCACCATACATGCACTATCATGATTGCATTTACAAGGATGGCCTGCTGTGCGCAGCGACTAGATTGGGAGAAATTCATGGTTTCAATCTTAGTAGCACTATGGTCACGATGAAGATTATTATGGAGGGGCCCCAGCCTGACAGGGGTCCGAGTGT GAAAAATCCCCTCGCGCACTGCGGTTGCGACGCTCGGCATCCAAGCCTCCTGTTGTCCTACCTCCGCCTCGGTGCTCCTGCTCGTGGTCGGGCGGAGCCCGTCAAGCTGCTTGGCTACGAGGTCGTGCCCCACGCTGACGTCGTGCAGCCGCTCCAGGAGGAgctatga